From the genome of Cedecea lapagei, one region includes:
- a CDS encoding MFS transporter translates to MQASVATTLDTGADATPVNSRGKVVVASLVGTAIEFFDFYIYATAAVIVFPHIFFPQGDPTAATLQSLATFAIAFVARPIGSALFGHFGDRVGRKVTLVASLLTMGISTVIIGLLPGYATIGIFAPLLLALARFGQGLGLGGEWGGAALLATENAPPRKRALYGSFPQLGAPIGFFFANGTFLLLSWLLTDEQFMSWGWRVPFILSAVLVIIGLYVRVSLHESPVFAKIAKAGKQVKVPLGTLLTKHLKATILGTFIMLATYTLFYIMTVYSMTFSTAPVPAGLGFSRNDVLWMLMMAVIGFGVMVPIAGYLADAFGRRKSMIVITSLMILFALFVFPPLLGSGSQALVMAYLLIGLSLMGLTFGPMGALLPEMFPTEVRYTGASFSYNVASILGASVAPYIATWLQANYGLFYVGVYLAAMSTLTLIALLLSKETRHQSL, encoded by the coding sequence ATGCAAGCATCCGTTGCCACAACGCTCGATACCGGGGCTGACGCCACGCCAGTAAACTCACGCGGAAAAGTCGTCGTGGCTTCGCTGGTCGGTACGGCCATCGAGTTCTTCGACTTTTATATCTACGCTACCGCAGCGGTGATTGTTTTCCCGCATATTTTCTTCCCGCAGGGCGATCCGACGGCCGCCACGCTACAATCGCTGGCAACGTTCGCTATCGCTTTTGTTGCCCGCCCGATTGGCTCTGCGCTATTTGGTCACTTTGGCGACCGCGTGGGCCGCAAAGTCACGCTGGTTGCCTCTTTGCTGACGATGGGCATTTCCACCGTCATCATCGGCCTGCTGCCGGGCTATGCGACCATCGGTATCTTTGCCCCGCTGCTGCTGGCGCTGGCTCGTTTTGGTCAGGGTCTTGGCCTGGGCGGTGAATGGGGCGGCGCGGCGCTGCTGGCCACTGAGAACGCCCCACCGCGCAAGCGTGCGCTGTACGGCTCTTTCCCGCAGCTGGGTGCGCCTATCGGCTTCTTCTTCGCCAACGGTACCTTCCTGCTGCTCTCCTGGCTGCTGACCGACGAGCAGTTCATGTCCTGGGGCTGGCGCGTGCCGTTTATTCTTTCGGCGGTTCTGGTCATTATCGGGCTTTATGTCCGCGTTTCGCTGCATGAATCCCCGGTATTCGCGAAGATTGCTAAAGCTGGCAAGCAGGTTAAAGTGCCGCTGGGCACGCTGCTGACCAAACACCTGAAGGCGACCATCCTCGGCACCTTCATCATGCTGGCGACCTATACGCTGTTCTACATCATGACGGTCTACTCGATGACCTTCAGCACCGCGCCGGTGCCGGCAGGCCTCGGCTTCTCACGCAATGACGTGCTGTGGATGCTGATGATGGCGGTTATTGGCTTTGGGGTGATGGTGCCGATTGCAGGTTACCTGGCAGACGCCTTTGGTCGCCGCAAAAGCATGATCGTTATCACCAGCCTGATGATTCTTTTTGCGCTGTTCGTCTTCCCACCGCTGCTGGGCTCGGGTAGCCAGGCGCTGGTGATGGCCTATCTGCTGATTGGCCTTAGCCTGATGGGGCTGACCTTTGGTCCGATGGGTGCCCTGCTGCCGGAGATGTTCCCGACGGAAGTGCGCTACACCGGCGCCTCTTTCTCCTACAACGTGGCGTCCATTCTCGGCGCATCCGTCGCACCGTACATCGCGACCTGGCTGCAGGCTAACTATGGCCTGTTCTATGTCGGCGTTTATCTGGCCGCAATGTCCACGCTGACGCTGATTGCGCTGCTGCTGAGTAAAGAGACACGCCACCAGTCGCTGTAA
- a CDS encoding DapH/DapD/GlmU-related protein, which produces MTPAAAPKLQKTFIDPSVRLRETSLGEQCEVLANSVLEYSTLGDFSYLGEHCCVADSVIGKFTAIANHVRLGAPNHPMDRPSQHRFTYCPEYYAPGVGRDTSFFARRREDRVVIGNDVWIGHGVIVLPGVTVGDGAVLAAGAVVSKNVAPYTIVGGVPARLIRRRFPEEIAESLQRIAWWDWPPEKLMAHLPEFQSGEIASFCARWDQEPSLADKSNW; this is translated from the coding sequence ATGACACCTGCCGCCGCCCCCAAACTCCAGAAAACCTTTATCGACCCCAGCGTGCGCCTGCGCGAAACTTCACTCGGCGAACAATGCGAAGTGCTTGCCAACAGCGTGCTGGAATACAGCACTCTCGGGGACTTCTCCTACCTCGGTGAACACTGCTGCGTGGCCGACAGCGTGATTGGAAAATTCACCGCTATCGCCAACCACGTGCGCCTCGGGGCACCCAATCATCCGATGGACCGTCCTTCTCAACATCGCTTTACCTACTGCCCGGAATACTATGCCCCTGGCGTTGGCCGCGATACTTCGTTCTTTGCCCGTCGTCGTGAGGATCGGGTAGTGATTGGCAACGACGTGTGGATTGGCCATGGCGTTATCGTGCTGCCGGGCGTGACGGTCGGCGACGGCGCGGTGCTGGCCGCCGGGGCGGTGGTCAGCAAGAACGTGGCTCCGTACACCATCGTGGGCGGCGTACCGGCCAGACTTATTCGCAGGCGCTTCCCTGAAGAGATAGCCGAAAGCCTGCAGCGCATAGCCTGGTGGGACTGGCCGCCGGAAAAATTAATGGCGCACCTGCCAGAATTTCAGTCGGGGGAGATAGCGAGTTTTTGCGCCCGCTGGGATCAAGAGCCTAGCCTAGCAGATAAATCTAACTGGTAA